DNA sequence from the Brachybacterium sp. P6-10-X1 genome:
CGGGTCCGCCCGTGGGCCTGCCCGCTGCGCAGGAAGGAGTCGAGGTGGTCGAGCTTCATGGTGCCCGGTCGGCTGCCCAGCGGCGAGGGGGACTCCCCCTCGTCGATCGCGATGATCTGCTCGGGCGTGATGCCGTTCGGCTCGAGCAGCGGGCCCATCTCCAGGATCCGCTGGTGGGAGAGGTCGTGGTGGTCCAGGCCCTCGATCCCCTCGAGCGTGTGGCTATAGGGCAGGTGGCCCACGTCGTGCAGCAGGGCCGCGGCCCGGGACGCCTGGTCATCGGGGGCGAAGTGCGCCACCAGGGCGAGCAGCCCGAGGGAGTGCTCGAGCCGCGAGTAGGTCTGCGTGGTCGTCAGCGCCGCGGCCCCGGCATGGGCGATGTGGGCCAGGCGGCGCACGCGGGCATGGTCCAGCAGCCTGCGCTCGAGGGGGCTGAGCTCCACCTCGAGCCGCCACAGGGGGTCGAACCAGCGGCCGTCCAGCCCCAGGGTGTCGGCGGCATCGGCCGCATTCGTCGTCGTCTCCACGAGGAACAACGCTAATGCGTCACGGCGCTGCCAGGGCGCCGGCCCGCAGATCCACCACCCGCCGCGCGGTCAGCCCGCGTCGGCGGCGAGCCACTGCGCGAGGGTGACCTCGTCGACGATGCCGTCGGCGGGGACGAGCCCGCCGCCCGCGATCCCCCGCCCCAGATAGGGCAGCTGCCCCAGGAGACGGGGCCGGCGCCCGCCGATGCTGCCGCGGGCCCCGAGGATCGCGCGGGCGACCTCGCGGGTGGTCGCGACCTCCGGACCGCGCAGCGTCAGGGTGCGCGAGTGCGGATCGGCGGCGGAGTCCTCGAGCTCGTCGGCGATGTGGGCGGCGGCCCTCTCGGCGGACAGCGCCGCCATGGTCATGGTCGGCAGCACCGAGACGGGGCCGATCGAGGCGCGGCGCACCATCTCGTCCATCAGCTCGAACCACTGCGCGGACCGGATGATCGTGACCGTCTCGCCGCTGTCCGTGTACACCTGCTCCTGCGCGGCCTTGCCCTGGTAGTAGCCCATCAGGCGGTTCACGGCGGGGTCTGCGGCTCCGGCGATCGAGACGCATGCGATCCGTCCGATCCCCTCCTGCCGGGAGGCGCGGACGACGTGCTGCGCGGTGCCCTCGAAGAAGGCGCGGGCGGTGGCGGCGCGCAGCGCTTCGATGTTCAGACAGTCCACGACGACGTCGGCCCCGCGCAGCGCCGCGCGCAGCCCGACGCCGGTACGGGCGTCGACACCGCTGCGGCGGCTCGCCCGGCGCACGTCGTGGCCCCGCCCCTCGAGCTGCTCGGCCAGGAGCGAGCCGATGGTCCCGCGAGCGCCGAGCACCGTGAAGATCATGGACCTCATCGTCCTCCGACGGCCGACGGGCGGCAAGGGCGGCAAGGACGGTAAGGACGGCAAGGACGGCATGGCCGCGACGGCACCGTCCGGGCCCCGAGGCCTACGATCGATCCATGGTGCCGACCCCGATCCCCGTCCCGCCCGCCGAGCACATGACCTCGCTCGAGGCAACGGCACCGCCCGGTCACGCCCTCGGCCGCCTCGCGTACGTCGACGCGACCGCCGGCGTCGCCGGGGACATGCTGCTGGGGGCGCTGGTCGATGCCGGCGCCGACCTCGACGGGGTCCAGCGGGTGCTCGATGCCCTGGTCCCGGGCTCGGTGCGCTTCGTCCGCCGCGGGGTGGACCGTGCCGGTCAGCGCGCCACCAAGGTGGACGTCGAGGTGCTGGTCGAGGATCCGCCGCATCGCACCTGGGCCTCGATCCGCGCGATGCTCGAGCGGGCGCGGGCTTCGGAGGAGGTGCCCGCCCGCACGATCGATCTGGCGCTGGCGGTGTTCTCCCGACTGGCCGAGGCGGAGGGCGCCACCCACGGGGTGCCGCCGGATCAGGTCCACTTCCACGAGGTGGGGGCGCTGGACTCCCTGGCCGACGTGATCGGGGCCTGTGAGGCCTGGCGGCGGCTCGGCATCACCGCGGGCGTGGGCAGCGTGATCGCGGTGGGCAGCGGTCGCATCCGCGCCGCGCACGGCGACATCCCGGTCCCCGTCCCGGCCGTGGCGCGGCTCGCGCAGGGATGGCCGACGGTGGCCGGCGAGCTGCTGCCGCCGCGCGGTCACGACCCGGCTCACCACCACGCCCATCCGCACGGCGAGGGCGACCGCCCGCCGCACGAGGACCACGGCCCCGACGCGACGCACGCCCCGCACCACGGCACCGACCCCGCATCGGGCGACCTCGCCGTCCCGGACTCGGACGTGGCCGTGCCCGAGCACGTCGCCGGCGGTCCTCACGAGCACGGCGGCCGACGGGTCCCGCCCGGCGTCGCCCCCGGCATCGGCGAGCTCGCCACCCCCACCGGGGTCGCCCTGATGCGGGGCCTGGTCGGCTTCGCAGGACCACAGCCGATGCTGTCGACCGAGGCGGTCGGCATCGGCGCCGGCACCAAGGACACCCCGGGCCGGCCGAACGTGGTGCGGGTGGTCGTCGGCCGCCCCGGATACGGCGAGGCCGACCTGGCCGGCTCCCACCAGGGCGACTCCACGGAGCATCGCACTGAGCACCGGGCCGAGCATCCGGTCGGGACGACGTCGGCCGCCCCCTCGGCGCTGGCGGCGTCCGAGCTGCCGACCGGACCGGCCGCAGCGGCCGCGTCGAGCGGGACCGCCGCCGACGCTCATGACACCCCGACGTCGGCCCTGCAGCTGGAGGCGAACGTCGACGATCTCGACCCGCGCCTGTGGCCCGGCGTGCTCGAGGAGCTGTTCGCCCACGGGGCGCTGGACGCCTGGCTGACCCCGATCACCATGAAGCACGGACGTCCGGCCGTCACGGTGCACGCCCTGGTCAGGGAAGAGTCCGCGGGCAGCACGGCGGCGCTGCTGATGGACCGCACCGGGACGCTCGGGGTGCGGATGCACCGGGTGGAGCGCGTGATCCGCACCCGCGAGTTCACCGAGATCGAGGTGCGCGGACAGAAGGTCGCGGTGAAGATCGCCCGCGACCGCGATGGTGCCGTGGTGCGGCGCGAGCCGGAGTTCCGGGACGTCGCCGCGGCGGCCCGGGTGCTGGGGATCAGCGAACGCGCGATGCTCGATCTGGCGAAGGAATCCACCACGGAGCTGACGGATCCGCGCCCGTGATCGATACTGGGCAGGGACCGCCCCCGCTCCCTGGAGGTTTCCATGGCTGCCCTGTCCGACACGATCACCCAGGCCATCGACCGCGCCCGCAAAGCCGAGAACGGACGCCACGCCGAACTGCTGATCAACGACGGCCCGCTGCGGCAGACCGTCATCGCCCTGAAGCAAGGCGTGCGACTGGCCGAGCACAACTCCCCGCCCGCCGCGTCGATCCAGGTGATCCGCGGCGCCGTGAGGGTCACGGGCGAGGAGGAGGCCGTCCTGGAGACCGGCGTCGTCGAGGCCCTGACCCATCACCGTCACGCCGTCGAAGCGCTGGACGACTCCGTGTTCCTGCTGACCACGGTCACCTCCGTGCCCGGGTCGGAGAGCCACGGCGGGCACATGAGCACCACCGGTGAGCTCCTCCCCGTGCGCGAGGAGGAGATGACCGAGACCGAGCAGGCCACCGCGCACGCGGAGATGGACCACGAGTCCGGCGGCGGCCGCACCGACCGCTGAATCCGGTCGGGCCCCGCACACCCGCCTGAGCTCCTACCGCTCGTTCCTCGCAGAACGTCGCTCAGGCCGTCCCGTCGCCCTGACCGGCCAGCCGCAGCCAGGTGTCCACCACCGTGTCGGGGTTCAGGGACATCGAGGTGATGCCCTGCTCCATCAGCCAGTGCGCGAGATCGGGGTGGTCGGAGGGGCCCTGCCCGCAGATGCCCACGTACTTCCCGGCCGTCCGGCAGGCCTCGATGGCGCGGGAGAGCATGAACAGCACGGCGGGATCACGCTCGTCGAAGGCGTCGGCGACCAGGCCGGAGTCGCGGTCCAGGCCCAGGGTCAGCTGGGTCATGTCGTTCGAGCCGATGGAGAAGCCGTCGAAGTGCTCGAGGAACTGCTCGGGGATCGCGGCGTTCGAGGGGATCTCGCACATCATGATCACCTCGAGATCGTTCTGCCCGCGCACCAGGCCGTGGCCGGCCAGCAGGTCGATGACCCCTTTGCCTTCGGCGGGCGTGCGTACGAAGGGGATCATGAGCTTCACGTTGGACAGCCCCATCTCCTCGCGCACGTACCGCAGCGCCTCGCACTCCATCGCGAAGCACTCCGCGAAGTCCTCCGAGAGGTACCGGCTCGCCCCCCGGTACCCGATCATCGGATTCTCCTCGTGCGGCTCGAACAGGCTCCCGCCCAGCAGGTTCGCGTACTCGTTGGACTTGAAGTCGCTCATCCGCACGATCACCGGCTCCGGAGCGAAGGCGGCAGCGATCGTGGCCACCCCCTCCGCCACGCGCCGGATGAAGAACTCCCGCGGCGAGGCGTAGGCCGCGACCCGAGCGCTCACGTCGGCCGCGAGGTCCGGCTCCTCGGTGCGCAGACGGTCCAGCTCCAGCAGGGCGCGGGGATGGATGCCGATCTGGCGGTTGACGATGAACTCCAGCCGCGCCAGGCCCACGCCGGCGTGCGGCAGGCGGGAGAAGGCGAAGGCCTGCGCCGGGGTGCCGACGTTCATCATGATCTTCGTGCCCAGCTCGGGCATGGCGTCCACCTCGCTGGTGGCGACGGTGAAATCGAGCGTCCCGTCGTAGACGAAGCCGGTGTCGCCCTCGGCGGCGGAGACGGTGACCTCCTCGCCGTCGGCCAGCTCGCGGGTCGCGCCGCCGGTGCCGACCACGGCCGGGATCCCCAGCTCGCGGGCGATGATCGCGGCATGGCAGGTGCGCCCGCCGCGGTTGGTGACGATGGCGCTCGCGCGCTTCATGATCGGCTCCCAGTCGGGATCGGTCATGTCCGCCACCAGCACCTCGCCGGGGACGAACTCGTGCATGCGATCGATCGACGTCATCACCCGCACCGGGCCCGCCCCGATCTTCGCGCCGATCGCCCGGCCCTCGACGCGGACGTCCCCGCGGCCGGTGAGCTGGTACTTCTCCAGGGTGCCGCCGGCGCGGGACTGCACGGTCTCGGGGCGGGCCTGGAGGATGTACAGCTCGCCGTCGGCTCCGTCCAGGCCCCATTCGACGTCCATCGGCCGCCCGTAGTGCTCCTCGATGATCAGCGCCTGGTGGGCGAGCGCCGTGACCTGCTCGTCGGTCAGGGACAGCCGCGTCCGCTCGGCGGGGTCCACCTCGATGAACTCGGTGGTGCGGCCGACGGCGGGGTCGTCGGTGTAGACCATCTTGGTGGCCTTCTCGCCGATGGTGCGCTGGAGGATCGCGGGACGATCCTCCCGCAGGCCAGGCTTGTACACGTAGAACTCATCGGGGTTGACCGCGCCCTGGACCACGCCCTCCCCCAGCCCGAAGGCGGAGGTGATGAACACGGCCTGGTCGAACCCGGATTCGGTGTCGACGGTGAACAGCACACCGCTGGAGCCGAGGTCCGAGCGGACCATCTTCTGCACCCCGGCGCTCAGCGCCACCGCGGCGTGCTCGAAGCTGTGGTGGACGCGGTAGGCGATCGCCCGGTCGTTGTACAGCGAGGCGAAGACCTCACGGATCGCCCCGAGCACAGCATCGATGCCGCGCACGTTCAGGAAGGTCTCCTGCTGACCGGCGAAGGAGGCGTCGGGCAGGTCCTCCGCGGTGGCCGAGGAGCGCACGGCGAACGACGCCTCGGCGCCGCTGCCCGCCGCGAGGCGCTCGTAGGCGGTGCGGATCTCGGCCTCGAGCCGTTCGGGGAAGGGCTGGGCGACCACCATCTCGCGGATCTCGCGGCCGGCGGCGGCCAGCGCCACGGTGTCCTCGGTGTCGAGTTCGCTCAGCTGCTTCTCGATCCTCTCGGCGAGCCCGGTGGCGCCGAGGAACTCGCGATAGGCGTCGGCCGTGGTGGCGAAGCCGTCGGGGACCTGGACGCCGAGCCGGGCGAGGTTCGAGACCATCTCCCCCAGCGAAGCGTTCTTGCCGCCGACCTGCTCGAGGTCGGTCATCCCGAGGTCGGAGTACCAGCGGATCGTGGTGGTCATGTCGGGCTCCTTGAGACGGCGGCGCTGCCGCGGCGGGGGTGGTCGAGGACTGTCAGCTGCGGGGCCGACGAGCGGTGAGGGATTGGAGGATGCGGGTGGACATCTCCTCGACGGAGGTCGCCGAGGAGTCGATCGAGGGGACGCCGTAGCGGCGATAGAGGCGACGGGCCCCCTCCAGCTCCCAGCGGGTCTGCTCCAGCGAGGCGTAGCGGGAGTTCGCACGGCGCTCACCGCGGACCTCCGAGAGCCGCCGGGCGGAGGTCTCCAGACCGAAGCAGCGGTCGGCGAGCTCGGCGATCGCGCCGGGCAGGCGGTCGTTCTCGAAGTCCTCGTCGACCAGCGGATAGTTCGCGACGAACAGGCCGTGCAGCAGCGCCAGATACATCGAGGTGGGGGTCTTGCCGCAGCGGGAGGGGGCGATGAGGATGACGTCGGCCTTCTCCAGCGCCCGCACGGACTGGCCGTCGTCGTGCTCGATGGTGAACTCGACCGCCTGCATGCGGCGGTTGTACCGGCCCATGTCGCCCACGCCGTGCAGGCGGGCCGGGGCATGGTCGCCGCTGACCCCGAGCTGGGCCTCGAGCTGGGCCAGGGGCCCGGAGACGAAGTCGACGACGGTGGCGCGGGTGCGCAGCAGCACCCCGCGGACGGCTTCGTCGACGGCGGTGAGGAACACGATCGGGGGTGCCGGGCCGTCGGCGGCGGCATCGAGCATGGCCAGCACCTTCTCCGCTTCCTCCAGGGTGCGCAGGAACGGGACCCGGTGGCGCTCGAAGGGGATCGACGGGAACTGCAGCAGCAGGGCGTTGCCCATGGACTCGGCGCTGATGCCGGTCGAGTCGGAGACGAAGTAGACGGGCACCGACGGCTTGTCAGGCATCGACGGCTCGTCGGGCATCGACGGCTGGTCAGGCATCGACGGCTGGTCAGGCATCGGCCACCTCCTGTCTCTGGCATCGTCGCCGGGATGGGCACACCGTACCGACGGTTTGCACGGGGACCAGGCCCGACGGCGTGTCCGTGTCCCAGTTCACCTGTCCGGGGCCGCGACGTGCACGAACCCTGGCGGATCGGTGCGCGTTCGGTCACGACCGGGCACGGGCGCGGGCCGGGAATCCGCGCAGCCGCCCCACAACCGACTCACCCCAGGCGACCTCTACGTTCTCGGTCCCACGAGCGACGGTGGCACCGCGAACGCAGATCTCGAAGGACAGATCCGGCGAGCGGCCCACCAGGCCTCACGGGCAGGGGCCGGGCCAGGGGCTCGAGTCAGGCGTGCTCGAGGATGCCGACCAGGAACTGCTCGTTCGCCGGGCGCAGGTCCCAGGTGGAGAAGCGCTGGGCGAGGCGCAACCGGGCCGCTTCGGCATCGGCCGCGAAGTCGTCCAGGTCGTACCCCCGATCGAGCCCGAAGCCGACCACCAAGCGCCCGTCGTCCGCGAGGTGCTCACCGAGACGGGCCAGCGCCGGTCGCCGCTCGCTGCCCGCGAGGAAGGTGAGGACGTTGCCGGCGCTGAGGGCCAGGTCGAACTGCTCGCGACGGCCTTCCGCGTCCCGCACGTCGAGCTCGGCAAGGTTCCCGACCTCCCAGCGAGCCGCAGGGTGGTCCTCGCGCGCGACGTCGATCAGGTGCGCATCGAGGTCGACCCCGACGACGCGGTGGCCGGCGCGGGCCAGGTGCCCGCCGAGGCGTCCGTTTCCGCAGCCGGCATCGAGGATCCGGGCGCCGCGCGGGGCCATGGCGTCGATCAGCCGGGCCTCGCCGTAGATGTCCTGGCCGGAGGCCTCGATCCGTCGCCAGCGCTCGGCGTAGCCCCGGGCGTGCTCAGGGTTGCGACGCACCGCGGCGACCCAGAGATTCTCGGCCGGGCCGGGGCCCGAGGCGGTCGACGGGCCCGGCTCCCGCCCCGGACCCTGCCCCTGACCCTGACCCTGAGCCGGCCCCTGACCCTGACCCGATGCGGCCAGAAGGTCGTCGGATGATGATGGCCGGGCGTCGCCGAAGGGAATGCTCATGGTCCCATCGTGCCCCACCCGGCCGTGCACGGGTCTCGGCAGCGGCCGCCCACGGTCGTGGTGCCCACAAGGCCTCCGACGAGATGGGGCCCTTCTCGCCTCCGAGTTCTGCGCAGTCGTTGCCACAGCCTGCCATGGGAACAACTGCGCAGAACTCGGGGGCGGAGAGGCGGGCAGGCGGCTGGCAGGGGGCGGGCAGAGGGCAGAGGGGGCGGGGATCGGCATGGCGGTGGCCGACCCAGCTCAGCCGGCCCGCCCCGTCCACTCAGCCGTCCGCCGGCCCGGCCCAGCTCAGCCGCCCGCCGGCCCGGCCCGCTCAGCCGCCCGTCGGCCCGCTCCACCCGCTCAGCCGCCCGCCGGCCCGGCCCGCCCCGTCCACTCAGCCGCCCGCCGGCCCGGCGCGCTCCGTCCGCTCAGGCGGCCATGCGGGAGTCGTCGCGGATCTGGCCCACGAGCTCCTCGAGCATGTCCTCCAGGGTGACGATGCCGACCACCGCGCCGTCCTCGCCGGTGGCGGCACCGAGGTGCGCGCCGGTGCCCTGCATGGTGGTCAGCGCCTGACGCAATGGCTCGTCGGCGCCGATCTCGGGCAGGGCGCGCAATCGCTCGGCCGGGATCGGGTCGTCCCGGTGCTCCTGCACGGAATCCAGCAGATCCTTGATGTGGACGTAGCCGGTCAGTCGCCCGTCGGCCGCCCGCACCGGGAAGCGGGAGAAGCCCTCGACGGCGGCCGCCTCGGCCTCGGCGGCAGTGACTCCCTCGGGCAGGAACGAGATCCGGTCCAGCGGGATCACGAGGTTGGCCACGCTGCGGGCCTCGAAACGCAGCGCCCCCAGCAGGAGCGCCTCGTCGTTGTCCTCCAGCAGCCCGCCCTCGCGGGACTCGCTGACCATCGCAGCCACCTCGTTCCGGGTGAACACGCTGGTCACTTCGTCCTTCGGCGTGACGCCGAGCATCCGCAGCACCAGATTGCCGATGGAGTTGAGCAGCCACAGCAGCGGGCGCAGCACCGTCACGATGCCCATCAGCAGAGGTGCCAGGATCAGTGCCATCCGCTCCGGGCCGGCCAGCGCGATGTTCTTGGGCACCATCTCGCCGAAGACGACGTGGAGGTAGGTCACCAGCGTCAGGGCGATCACGAAGGAGATCGGATGGACCAGCGCACCGGGCACACCGATCGCCTCGAACGGTGGTTCCAGCAGATGGGCGATGGCGGGTTCGCTGATCGCGCCGAGCGCCAGCGAGCACACGGTGATGCCCATCTGCGCGCCCGCCATCATCAGCGAGACCTGCTCCATCGCCGAGATCGTGATCCGCGCCGCCCACTTGCCCTCGAGGGCCTTGGGCTCGATCACGGAGCGACGGGCGGAGATCAGCGAGAACTCCGCGCCGACGAAGAAGGCGTTCAGCGCCAGCAGCAGCAGGGTCAGGCCGAGGCCGAGTCCGGTGCTCATCGGCTCACCTCGCTCGTCTCGGCCGCGGGCATCGCATCATGCTCGGCCGTCACCCTCTTCTCGTCGGTGTTCCGGTCCGGGTGCTTCTCCGTGGTCCGGTCCGTCTCCGCATCGTCGCCCTCGTCCGCGGCCGGTTCGACCTTCACGTGGACGGTCTCGATGCGCATGCCGTCGACCTCGGTGACCTCGATGCGCAGCTGCGCGAGCTCCTCGCCGGGGACCGGATCGGTGTCGACGACGATCTCGTCGCCCACCTCCGCGAGACGTCCGAGCTCGAGGGTGACCAGGCCGGCCAGGGTGTCGTAGTCCTCGTGCTCGGGCACGGTGACGCCGAGGCGCTCGGTGGCCTCGTCGGGGCGCATCCGGGCGTCGAGATCCCAGGAGCCGTCGGGCTCGGGGGTGTCGTCCCTCTCCTCGTCGTGCTCGTCGCGCACCTCGCCGACGATCTCCTCGACCAGGTCCTCGAGCGTGATCAGGCCGGCGTGGTCGCCGAACTCGTCGACCACCACGGCCATCTGCAGGCCGCCGCCGCGCAGGGTGTCCATGAGGTCGTCCAGCGGGACCGTGTCGGGCACGAAGGTGGCGGTGCCCATGACCCCGTCGACCCGGGTGGTGGACCGCTGCTCGAAGGAAACGGCCAGGCCGTGGCGGATGTGCGCGACCCCGGAGATCTGGTTCTGGTCGGTCAGCACGGGGAAGCGGGAGTGACCGGTGGTGCGGGCCAGCTCCAGCATGTCCGCGACGGTGTCGTCCTCGTCCAGGGAGTCCATCCGCCCGCGCGGGACCATCGCGTCGTGGGCCCGACGGTCGCCGAAGGCGAGGGTCCGCTGGACCAGCGAGGCGGTCTCCTCCGCGAGAGCGCCCTCGTCGGCCGAGCGCTTGACCAGGGCCGAGAGCTCCTCGGCGCTGCGGGCGGAGCCGAGCTCCTCCTGCGGCTCGACGCCGAGGGCTCGCACCACGGCGTTCGCGTTGCCGTTGAACAGACGGATCGGCAGACCGAAGATCGTGGTGAAGAGCCGCTGGAAGCCGACCACCAGCTTCGCGGTGCGCAGGGGCTGGGCGATCGCCATGTTCTTGGGGACCAGCTCGCCGAAGATCATGGTCGCGCCGGTGGCGAGCACGAGAGCGATCGTCACCGAGACGGAGCGCGCCGCGACGGTGCCGAGGCCCATGTCCACCAGCGCCGGGCTCACCAGAGCGGCGATCGCCGGCTCCGCGAGGAAGCCGATGCCCAGATTGGTCACGGTGATGCCGAGCTGTGCTCCGGAGAGCTGGGTGGAGAGGGTCTTCATCCCCTCCAACACGCCGCCGGCGCGCTTGTCGCCCCTGTCGACGGCGGCTTCGACGTCGTTGCGGTTGGCGGTGATCAGGGAGAACTCGGCGGCGACGAAGCCGCCGCAGGCGAGGACGAGCAGAAGTCCGATGCCCAGGGATATGAGGGGACCGATCAGGTCCATGGGGGGATCCCCCCGGTCAGTGCGTGTCGTGTCAGGCCCGAAGGCCTGGGACTGTCACTGGGGGCGTCGCTGGCGGCGCTCATGGTCTCCTGGTGCTCCTCATGATCCGCTCCGGCTCTCGGTGCGGGATGACGAAATGCTACAGCGCGGTCCCTGGGCGTGGGAGGGGTCGTGGATGCGAGGTCCGACGCACAGGGGCAGCCTGCGCCATCCGCGCTGGGACGAAAGTCCGGGCTCGGCGAATCCACGGGCGCCGTACGAGCGGGGAGGCGGTTGACGGGAAGAGTCTGCTCACAGGACGACCGTGGGCGCGACGTCCGGGTTCAGCGTGCGGGGCGCTCAGCGGCCCGGCGCCGCAGGAAGCTCGCGACCGCACGCAGCTCGATCTCGTCGACCGCGTGTCCGAGGTGCGGCCGGCGCTCCTCCTCCACACGGGTGTGCGCGGCCAGGAACTCGCGCGTGGCCTCCTCCGTCTCGGGATCGACGTGAGGGTCGAGCCCGCCGTGGCCCCACAGCACGGGCGGGGCGACCTCGGCGAGCGCGGCGTCGCCGGGCATCGGGGCCGGGAAGGGGGCGCCGGAGAGCTGGACGACCCAGTCTAGGGCGCGGGGGTCGCGTCGCAGCAGCTGGAGGGCGAGGAATCCTCCTTGGGAGAAGCCGATGGCGCCGGCCGCGGACGTCCCCCGTGCCGCCTGCTCGGCGATCCAGGTCTCGACGGCGGTGGCCGAGGCCTCGAGGGTCTCGGGGCGTGCAGCGTCCAGCGGCCAGTCCATCCAGGCGTAGCCCTGCACGTAACGATAGATGCCGCGCAGGGAGGCGTAGGTGAAGTCGGTCGGCAGGAACGGGACCAGGCCGGTGAGGTCCTCCTCGTGACTGCCCAGGCCGTGCAGGAGGATGACCAGCGGCTTGTCGGCCGCGCCGCCCTCCGGCCCGTCGGCCTCGGTGCCGGGCGGGTCGAGCCGCACCACGGCGGATTCATCGATGCGCGGGGAGATCAGCTCGACCGACGGGGGCTGGGGCGAGGTCGTGGTGGTCATCATGGACCGAGGCTACGTGGACGGCCTGCCCGAGGTGCCCGGTCGACGGGTCAGCGGACAGGGAAGGACCCGCAGGTTGCGCATCTGCGCTGGTCGGATGGACGGTGTCCGACCCCTGCGGGTCCCGGCAGCTCGGTGGTATTCGCTGCACGTCCGTCGATCTGGGGCCCGCCGACGGCGGGTCAGGTCGATGGTCGCCTCAGCGGCGAGCCACCTCACATGTCCGATAAGAAATCATTCTTTGGACCACCTCCCTTCCTGTGTCCCTCCACCGTAGGACCGGCCCGTCGGCGGCGCAACGGATTATTCGCGGATGCGCTCGGGGCGGCTCCGGGTCCGCCGAGCCCCTGGTCCCGGATCGATCGCCGTGCTTGGATGGACAGCGGCCCGACGTCGACGTCACCCCTGCTGAGGAGCGCACCTGTGCAGTCCGTCCTGACCGATTCCCTGGAGAAGGTGCTCGGGGGGACCGCCCCGCGCCCCGCCGAGCTGATCGGGGGTGCACACACGTCCGGATTCCTGGGCGAGGTGCTGTCCATGCAGGTCGCGCTGCTGCTCGAGGAGCACGACGCGCCGAACACCGGCTCCGCGGACCGGTTCGCCCACGCACCCCGCGGTCTCGAGGACGCCTCCACCGTGGTGCGCATCCACCTCTCCGGGGGCCTCGCCGAGCGGGCACAGGTGCACGTGGTGCGGCGGGTCCCCGTCTCCTCCCCCGCCCCCGACGCGGCCGATGAGCACTACCTGGCCACCGAGCCGGGGGAGTACCCGGACCTGCTCGAGCCGGTCACCGACCGCACCGCGCGCCTCACCCCGGGAGTCTGGGAGGCCCTGTGGATCGACGTCACTGCCGAGGACCCGACCGATGGCGGCCCCCATGACCTCGCCATCACGCTCACCAGCGCCGACCGGGAGCATCTGCTGGCCGAGCACACGATCCGCCTGCACGTCCACCCGCACCGTCTGCCGCCGCTGACCCTGACCAACACGCACTGGCTGCATGCCGACTGCCTGGCGACCCATTACGACGTCGAGGTGTTCTCCGAGCGGCACTGGGAGCTGATCGAGGCCTTCCTCGCCTCGGCGCGCGAGATGGACGTGAACTCCGTGCTCACCCCGACCTGGACGCCGCCGCTGGACACCGCCGAAGGACATACCCGCCCGGTCGTGCAGCTGGTGG
Encoded proteins:
- a CDS encoding HD domain-containing protein — its product is METTTNAADAADTLGLDGRWFDPLWRLEVELSPLERRLLDHARVRRLAHIAHAGAAALTTTQTYSRLEHSLGLLALVAHFAPDDQASRAAALLHDVGHLPYSHTLEGIEGLDHHDLSHQRILEMGPLLEPNGITPEQIIAIDEGESPSPLGSRPGTMKLDHLDSFLRSGQAHGRTRTMPSQLLPRLRLDGGTVDTDLETAAELARLVAAEARAQRSRADVLPVAVLRDLVSTALSVPDHALSPEQLVEMTDAELWAALVACPATRDGARQLLEDPGSWRVRRDGEAPKGGTHLTHRISRGYLDLPTVDGEPLRNQEIEDLTAQLPLEFVIRRVDGTEA
- a CDS encoding SDR family oxidoreductase → MIFTVLGARGTIGSLLAEQLEGRGHDVRRASRRSGVDARTGVGLRAALRGADVVVDCLNIEALRAATARAFFEGTAQHVVRASRQEGIGRIACVSIAGAADPAVNRLMGYYQGKAAQEQVYTDSGETVTIIRSAQWFELMDEMVRRASIGPVSVLPTMTMAALSAERAAAHIADELEDSAADPHSRTLTLRGPEVATTREVARAILGARGSIGGRRPRLLGQLPYLGRGIAGGGLVPADGIVDEVTLAQWLAADAG
- a CDS encoding LarC family nickel insertion protein, with protein sequence MVPTPIPVPPAEHMTSLEATAPPGHALGRLAYVDATAGVAGDMLLGALVDAGADLDGVQRVLDALVPGSVRFVRRGVDRAGQRATKVDVEVLVEDPPHRTWASIRAMLERARASEEVPARTIDLALAVFSRLAEAEGATHGVPPDQVHFHEVGALDSLADVIGACEAWRRLGITAGVGSVIAVGSGRIRAAHGDIPVPVPAVARLAQGWPTVAGELLPPRGHDPAHHHAHPHGEGDRPPHEDHGPDATHAPHHGTDPASGDLAVPDSDVAVPEHVAGGPHEHGGRRVPPGVAPGIGELATPTGVALMRGLVGFAGPQPMLSTEAVGIGAGTKDTPGRPNVVRVVVGRPGYGEADLAGSHQGDSTEHRTEHRAEHPVGTTSAAPSALAASELPTGPAAAAASSGTAADAHDTPTSALQLEANVDDLDPRLWPGVLEELFAHGALDAWLTPITMKHGRPAVTVHALVREESAGSTAALLMDRTGTLGVRMHRVERVIRTREFTEIEVRGQKVAVKIARDRDGAVVRREPEFRDVAAAARVLGISERAMLDLAKESTTELTDPRP
- the ppsA gene encoding phosphoenolpyruvate synthase — translated: MTTTIRWYSDLGMTDLEQVGGKNASLGEMVSNLARLGVQVPDGFATTADAYREFLGATGLAERIEKQLSELDTEDTVALAAAGREIREMVVAQPFPERLEAEIRTAYERLAAGSGAEASFAVRSSATAEDLPDASFAGQQETFLNVRGIDAVLGAIREVFASLYNDRAIAYRVHHSFEHAAVALSAGVQKMVRSDLGSSGVLFTVDTESGFDQAVFITSAFGLGEGVVQGAVNPDEFYVYKPGLREDRPAILQRTIGEKATKMVYTDDPAVGRTTEFIEVDPAERTRLSLTDEQVTALAHQALIIEEHYGRPMDVEWGLDGADGELYILQARPETVQSRAGGTLEKYQLTGRGDVRVEGRAIGAKIGAGPVRVMTSIDRMHEFVPGEVLVADMTDPDWEPIMKRASAIVTNRGGRTCHAAIIARELGIPAVVGTGGATRELADGEEVTVSAAEGDTGFVYDGTLDFTVATSEVDAMPELGTKIMMNVGTPAQAFAFSRLPHAGVGLARLEFIVNRQIGIHPRALLELDRLRTEEPDLAADVSARVAAYASPREFFIRRVAEGVATIAAAFAPEPVIVRMSDFKSNEYANLLGGSLFEPHEENPMIGYRGASRYLSEDFAECFAMECEALRYVREEMGLSNVKLMIPFVRTPAEGKGVIDLLAGHGLVRGQNDLEVIMMCEIPSNAAIPEQFLEHFDGFSIGSNDMTQLTLGLDRDSGLVADAFDERDPAVLFMLSRAIEACRTAGKYVGICGQGPSDHPDLAHWLMEQGITSMSLNPDTVVDTWLRLAGQGDGTA
- a CDS encoding pyruvate, water dikinase regulatory protein — encoded protein: MPDQPSMPDQPSMPDEPSMPDKPSVPVYFVSDSTGISAESMGNALLLQFPSIPFERHRVPFLRTLEEAEKVLAMLDAAADGPAPPIVFLTAVDEAVRGVLLRTRATVVDFVSGPLAQLEAQLGVSGDHAPARLHGVGDMGRYNRRMQAVEFTIEHDDGQSVRALEKADVILIAPSRCGKTPTSMYLALLHGLFVANYPLVDEDFENDRLPGAIAELADRCFGLETSARRLSEVRGERRANSRYASLEQTRWELEGARRLYRRYGVPSIDSSATSVEEMSTRILQSLTARRPRS
- a CDS encoding class I SAM-dependent methyltransferase gives rise to the protein MSIPFGDARPSSSDDLLAASGQGQGPAQGQGQGQGPGREPGPSTASGPGPAENLWVAAVRRNPEHARGYAERWRRIEASGQDIYGEARLIDAMAPRGARILDAGCGNGRLGGHLARAGHRVVGVDLDAHLIDVAREDHPAARWEVGNLAELDVRDAEGRREQFDLALSAGNVLTFLAGSERRPALARLGEHLADDGRLVVGFGLDRGYDLDDFAADAEAARLRLAQRFSTWDLRPANEQFLVGILEHA